A stretch of Saccharothrix texasensis DNA encodes these proteins:
- a CDS encoding SMI1/KNR4 family protein: MTGSAFVPPEDGAAVEALAVASGLEPPADLRAWWAVCGGTADLAFAEVLPPFYTPLGPSNALRSWRLKERFWPADLDTEAGTPTTGFHPMWLPIAFDGCGDALAVDLRPGVLSGCVVEWDREAGEMLKPEWTSLDEMLDQVATALEHRGRLGHCEPLVTTDGRLGWFTN; the protein is encoded by the coding sequence TTGACCGGATCGGCGTTCGTGCCCCCCGAGGACGGCGCCGCGGTCGAGGCGTTGGCGGTCGCGAGCGGCCTCGAGCCGCCCGCCGACCTGCGCGCGTGGTGGGCCGTGTGCGGCGGCACCGCCGACTTGGCGTTCGCCGAGGTGCTGCCGCCGTTCTACACGCCGCTCGGTCCGTCCAACGCGTTGCGCTCGTGGCGGTTGAAGGAGCGGTTCTGGCCCGCGGACCTCGACACCGAGGCGGGCACGCCGACGACCGGGTTCCACCCGATGTGGCTGCCGATCGCGTTCGACGGGTGCGGTGACGCGCTGGCGGTCGACCTGCGGCCGGGCGTGCTGTCGGGGTGCGTGGTCGAGTGGGACCGCGAGGCGGGGGAGATGCTCAAACCGGAGTGGACGAGCCTGGACGAGATGCTGGACCAGGTCGCCACGGCCCTGGAGCACCGCGGCCGGCTCGGTCACTGCGAACCGCTGGTGACGACGGACGGCCGGTTGGGCTGGTTCACGAACTAG
- a CDS encoding YbaB/EbfC family nucleoid-associated protein: MTQEQRLAAAEGLTEVLARTTGSAEHPTRLARATATASGELKALDLHPNALAQGPDAVGRLVVETARLATDAAVQKSYNELAKSLGDGLAMAVEAFAGPPPLRTAQIPPVPAEPQVTPPAAPRSRTARPTAPPWAGQVGSRPAARPQPEETDDDDYFADPFRGQRQ, encoded by the coding sequence GTGACGCAGGAACAACGGCTCGCGGCGGCCGAAGGCCTGACCGAAGTGCTGGCCCGCACCACGGGCAGCGCCGAGCACCCCACCCGGCTGGCCCGCGCCACGGCGACCGCGTCGGGTGAGCTCAAGGCGCTCGACCTGCACCCGAACGCGTTGGCGCAGGGTCCGGACGCGGTCGGCAGGCTGGTCGTGGAGACGGCGCGGCTGGCGACGGACGCGGCGGTGCAGAAGAGCTACAACGAGTTGGCGAAGTCGTTGGGCGACGGCCTGGCGATGGCGGTGGAGGCGTTCGCCGGTCCGCCGCCGCTGCGGACGGCGCAGATCCCGCCCGTGCCCGCCGAACCGCAGGTCACGCCACCGGCGGCGCCCCGGTCGAGGACTGCCCGGCCCACCGCGCCGCCGTGGGCCGGGCAGGTCGGGAGCCGTCCCGCGGCCCGTCCCCAACCGGAGGAAACGGACGACGACGACTACTTCGCGGACCCTTTCCGTGGTCAACGGCAGTAG
- a CDS encoding primosomal protein, which yields MAQDIVPIELGLTQGDVVTLWAPRWREEGEEWEAFLGHEEDLYAFPDAAHLAAFVRKAEEHDLTDHPAWHVVPALSVGELSPDDNHQFDLVGVPELVSEEPDTWVIGELADVISIVRSLADVCELEKVHEILDSAEGFALLPQGTLPFTGREGQALWTEISEVVAEKWDEVLDAIDEVVATPEVDETALKAAQDELAEFEEANAAAAAAADEDEEDGDEPVGFWGEVGIDPIKIISGAGEYYTLRCYLDDHPVFLGRKGRIDVFGSPRALARFIVEADDNDLAEVSTWGELVTKATGGDLDVEVDPDNVYVLTGLDEDIADGPDAIDPTQLDLVVELLEDAGEWANDDTVKVALNQSERLGWLVSYVLKPDPTRLAPSAPFDDEQVAWRTLVAAFEDRLKVH from the coding sequence ATGGCACAGGACATCGTCCCGATCGAGCTGGGGCTCACCCAGGGTGATGTCGTCACCCTGTGGGCCCCGCGCTGGCGGGAAGAGGGCGAGGAGTGGGAAGCCTTCCTCGGCCACGAGGAGGACCTGTACGCGTTCCCCGATGCCGCGCACTTGGCGGCGTTCGTGCGCAAGGCCGAAGAGCACGACCTGACCGACCACCCGGCGTGGCACGTCGTGCCCGCGCTGTCGGTCGGTGAGCTGTCGCCGGACGACAACCACCAGTTCGACCTGGTCGGCGTGCCCGAGCTGGTCTCCGAGGAGCCCGACACCTGGGTCATCGGCGAGCTCGCCGACGTGATCTCCATCGTGCGGTCGCTGGCGGACGTCTGCGAGCTGGAGAAGGTGCACGAGATCCTCGACTCGGCGGAGGGCTTCGCGCTGCTCCCGCAGGGCACGCTGCCGTTCACCGGCCGCGAGGGTCAGGCGTTGTGGACCGAGATCTCCGAGGTCGTCGCGGAGAAGTGGGACGAGGTGCTGGACGCGATCGACGAGGTCGTGGCCACGCCGGAGGTCGACGAGACCGCGCTCAAGGCCGCGCAGGACGAACTGGCCGAGTTCGAGGAGGCCAACGCCGCCGCGGCGGCCGCCGCGGACGAGGACGAAGAGGACGGCGACGAGCCGGTCGGCTTCTGGGGCGAGGTCGGCATCGATCCGATCAAGATCATCAGTGGTGCGGGCGAGTACTACACGCTGCGCTGCTACCTGGACGACCACCCGGTCTTCCTCGGCCGCAAGGGCCGCATCGACGTGTTCGGCTCGCCGCGCGCGCTGGCCCGGTTCATCGTCGAGGCCGACGACAACGACCTGGCCGAGGTGTCGACCTGGGGCGAGCTGGTCACCAAGGCCACCGGCGGCGACCTGGACGTCGAGGTCGACCCGGACAACGTCTACGTGCTCACCGGCCTGGACGAGGACATCGCCGACGGCCCGGACGCGATCGACCCGACGCAGCTCGACCTCGTGGTCGAACTGCTGGAGGACGCGGGCGAGTGGGCCAACGACGACACCGTGAAGGTGGCGTTGAACCAGTCCGAGCGGCTGGGGTGGCTGGTGTCCTACGTGCTCAAGCCGGACCCGACGCGACTGGCGCCCAGCGCGCCGTTCGACGACGAGCAGGTGGCGTGGCGGACGCTCGTGGCGGCGTTCGAGGACCGGCTCAAGGTGCACTAG
- a CDS encoding C40 family peptidase, translating into MKDHLAKLEGDTGGATAAAESFGRASSALTELDGRHTGAANAAMSEWYGEKANAFQTRVAAFSGGVGALARNATTTRQAATAAVDAVTSGKSAIQGLIDEFTGWAWPRLAAAVAAGAFGGVGAVLAVAAEVTAKARDYEGKTGQELAKVRTQLTDVVTQLRGLPHPDFAGIGDPLGVESGGTTSTSSAGDTGGPSSSSNGGSHGGSDSGSGSGSGGGPGGGSGGGSGGGGGGGPTGPRLPVAIPPQPGTGVGVNLPDGSSAEAPNETAARAVRNALSALGTPYVWGGANPPQGTDCSGLTQWAYGGAGFDIPRPASSQAMGASVPADQLLPGDLVVWDGHVAMVIGNGQMVEAGDPVQVNPIRTSNSGMGFMGFYRPTG; encoded by the coding sequence ATGAAGGACCACTTGGCCAAGCTGGAGGGCGACACCGGTGGTGCGACGGCCGCGGCCGAGTCGTTCGGCCGGGCGTCCTCGGCGCTGACCGAGCTCGACGGCAGGCACACGGGCGCGGCGAACGCCGCGATGAGCGAGTGGTACGGCGAGAAGGCGAACGCGTTCCAGACGCGCGTCGCCGCGTTCTCCGGTGGCGTCGGCGCGTTGGCGCGCAACGCGACGACCACCCGGCAGGCCGCCACCGCGGCGGTGGACGCGGTGACCTCCGGCAAGTCCGCGATCCAGGGCCTGATCGACGAGTTCACCGGCTGGGCGTGGCCCCGGCTGGCGGCGGCGGTCGCGGCGGGCGCGTTCGGCGGCGTCGGCGCGGTGCTCGCGGTGGCGGCGGAGGTCACCGCGAAGGCCCGCGACTACGAGGGCAAGACCGGTCAGGAGCTGGCGAAGGTCCGCACGCAGCTGACCGACGTCGTCACGCAGCTGCGCGGCTTGCCGCACCCGGACTTCGCCGGGATCGGCGACCCGCTGGGCGTGGAGAGCGGCGGCACGACGTCGACGTCGTCGGCGGGCGACACCGGCGGGCCGTCCTCTTCGTCCAACGGCGGCTCCCACGGTGGCTCCGACAGCGGGTCGGGAAGCGGGTCCGGCGGCGGTCCGGGCGGTGGGTCCGGCGGAGGCAGCGGCGGCGGAGGCGGCGGAGGTCCCACCGGGCCGCGCCTGCCGGTGGCCATCCCGCCGCAGCCCGGCACCGGCGTCGGCGTGAACCTGCCGGACGGCAGCTCCGCCGAAGCGCCCAACGAGACCGCGGCCCGCGCCGTGCGCAACGCGTTGTCCGCCCTGGGCACCCCCTACGTGTGGGGCGGCGCGAACCCGCCCCAGGGCACGGACTGCAGCGGCCTGACCCAGTGGGCGTACGGCGGCGCCGGGTTCGACATCCCGCGCCCCGCGTCGTCGCAGGCGATGGGCGCGTCCGTGCCGGCCGACCAGCTGCTGCCCGGCGACCTGGTGGTGTGGGACGGGCACGTGGCCATGGTCATCGGCAACGGGCAGATGGTGGAGGCGGGCGACCCGGTGCAGGTCAACCCGATCCGCACGAGCAACAGCGGCATGGGCTTCATGGGCTTCTACCGACCGACCGGCTGA
- a CDS encoding YbaB/EbfC family nucleoid-associated protein: protein MDETQRAAQRVADTGRRVAEHVARTGPVRGRASSPDGAVTVVATPGGPPQEVRVSPSALNMGPRALADEILRVSARASRDAASRVHRALERVADPAAVRALAEIGFERGPDDDGFDGAHLGESR from the coding sequence GTGGACGAGACGCAGCGGGCGGCCCAGCGGGTCGCCGACACCGGCCGGCGGGTCGCCGAGCACGTGGCGCGCACCGGTCCGGTGCGCGGCCGGGCGTCGTCACCCGACGGCGCGGTCACGGTCGTCGCGACGCCCGGCGGACCGCCGCAGGAGGTGCGGGTCTCGCCGTCGGCGTTGAACATGGGACCGCGGGCGTTGGCGGACGAGATCCTGCGCGTGTCGGCGCGGGCGTCCCGTGACGCGGCGTCGCGCGTGCACCGGGCGCTGGAGCGCGTGGCCGACCCGGCGGCGGTGCGGGCGTTGGCCGAGATCGGCTTCGAACGCGGTCCGGACGACGACGGGTTCGACGGCGCGCACCTGGGGGAGTCCCGGTGA